AAGTGATCTTCAAAAGTTCAAACTTGAGTAAAAAGAAGCAATTTTAACTTGAGTTATTATATTCATCCTTTTTTCACATATTCTTAGTAGTGGACAATTATTATACGGGTTAAATTCTCTTCTTCTCTAAATAAATGATAAATTATTCTCACGGTGTAATAGTgacaatttttaaatttttaacgaATCAAATATCTTCTAATAAGCAACAAGATGATTACTTTTTGAATTACCTGAAAGTTTTACAATAGTATTCTCAGTCATTAAAATATATAcaagacaaatatatatatatatatatatatatatatatatatatatatatatatattaaatttgtCTTGTATATACTATAGTATCGATTACCCGTCAGCATCTACATCATTAATTAGAATATGAAAATAAAAATTCACCTACTACTATCAAATAATTGTATTTAGACTTTATGTAGTTATATACTAACATTGAACACTCATCCTTGTGCAAATTgtaataataaaattttaaattacGACTAGTTTATTAAAAAAGGCATAAAGACCTTGTGCTTAGGCCAAAATGCCAGTTACACTTCTTATTTTTGTGAGTACTCTATTACCTTTTTAAACTTTCTGAAATTGAGTGCTTAGGTGGCAGAGAGTATCTTCTTACTTTGCTTTTTCGTTTTTTCTATTCTTCTTTTTCTTATGTCACAGGCTTCATTAATCTTTCTTGGGTTGTTTCTCTTAGGTTGTCGtgtcaaaattttgaaataaacTGTGAGGTTTCAGATGATTTGAAAGTGGAAATAAAGGGTAAACATATGGATGAAAATGGAAATAAAATGTAGAGGGTGATTTGGATAGGCTATGACTGGAAAGGAAGAGAAACGAAGAAGgagaaaaatataaaaaagagaaataaaagtgataaaatgACTTTGTTAGGCGCATGTACCAGCTATGATGTTTTAAGGGCGTGTTTATTACATTTTAAAATAAGAATAATAAAACCTTcgtcaagaaaaaaaaatgtaacatACATTTTGATCCAAATACAAGGGGATGTTTATGCATTTTCCCTGATTTATACCATGTTGATTATGTGCACTTACACTTTCTTTTTTCTTATGGAGCAGTATATTGTGCATCAAATTATAAACAAAATCCATGACTCCTTCACGTGTTAGACTTGTactttttgttttaaattttcaGTTTGTTTTCCCCAATAGCACGTTTATAATGCTACTGCTTTAAAAAAACGCATCATTAAATGGTGTGAACATCTATGAAATTCTTTTTTGGCAACATTTTCAAACATTACTCGACCACAAAAATAAGTACTCCCTTAGATCACTTTTCTTGTCAcgttcgcttttcgagagtcaatttgactaatcggAGCTAAATTGAATTGGGTTAATacaatatttaaaaattaaaatttaaatattcaaAAACTATACAAGAAATATTATAAGTTACAATTTTTCTCAtataatataattaaaaaatacatcttaaaatattgatcaaagATCATGTAGCTTAATTTTCAAGAAGCAAACTATGACAAGTGAATGGAAGGAGTGTTATATTTGTAATGTCACCCAACTATAAAAAGAAATAGGAGAAATTACACATTTGGGCGCTCGGCCAATTCACAGTCGCTaaacaatatatataaattatactTTTGTCGCTTTTTTTTTCTGAGCAGCTATTTAAATTAATTTTCCTAAGGGCctatttggaaagccacctaggtaattggaattgggtgtaattacacagtttagcCTGTTTGTTTGAtcaggtaattacacagttatgtgggaattgggtgtaattgagagagtgtaattacactctccaattttcaagaggggggggggggggggggggggctgagaattgggtgtaattacactctctcaATTTACCttttagtttatttatttttaattttattttaattcttttctttttttatttctattatttaatttatttttattttattttaatttcttctcttttctgattttttttttatttctattatttaatttcttttttatttttactttttaattaatttttattttttaaatatatttttatttttatagtatttatatttcatttcctttcttctcattcccaacctttacttcttgtggttccatataattgctcgtattttttttagttttttattttattcatttagcataaccgtgttaatattctaatttttgaaactacatctcttaatattatAAAGAATgggtcattaacaaacttgacatataataagtgacattaaagtagaatttcgttatgaatgaggttatagacttatattttccctttcttttgaattataagagtatttacttatgtaacgttggaatttgacataagagtattatgttaaatttttttcttttggattttgaatttgggttatattttcaattttaaaaatatttgctttaacactattgacttgttatttcataTTGCATGCTGTTTATTTTTCATTTACAGTTGATAAATTTTGTCAAACATTtaaataatgttatggcattatatttataaatattctttttttgtcaaacatccaatcccatgatgttctcacagaaaaggtatgcttttaagttttataatcaattaaaattaaaatattattaatttgaaattatatatcaattattttttacaaagtTATAAttatatgattattaattgacatattttcaagaaacaatgtattattaaataactaatttaatatcatttataaaggcacatattttttaaatattaattttaaattttttgtagtcaaatgttatttttaaattaaactaactgtgtaattacacttgtgcaaccaaacaacacacttgtaattacactgtaattacattatgacaaacaaacaagcCATTGTAATTgcaatactgtgtaattactggactgtgtaattactagggtagtaattacaccaattccaattaccaggaggctttccaaacaggctctaaaagaTATTTATTCAAGCTGGATGATAGCTCAAATGAGCCCAACTGCCCAAGTTAAGGATGGCCCAGTCAAGTCTTTATAAACCAGTAGCATGATAGAATTAGATTCTGACAGGATTGGCTGTGCTGTTCCTATCCGCAAAATCACTCTGTATCTTCTAGGAGAAAACAGAGTGAAGAATAAGTTGGGTAAAAAATTAGAGAGGCAGAAAGGGGCCAAAATCAGAAAATTATGCAGTATTCAGCACAGTTTCTCCAGGCTCCAGCAACCCCGCTTCCTCCAAAACAAATTCAAGGCACAGCCACAACTAAAACTCTTTCAATTCCCAACCAATGCTGCAAATTCTCACGCAGAGAACTCGCCATTAGCACTAGTTCATCCATGCTTCTACTCTTAGGCTCTCATGCTCTAGAGCCGTTGAATTTGTCAAGAGCAAGGGCAGCTGAGCTTCCCGATAACCCCGATAAAATAGAACCAGAAGAGCCTTCAAGAAAAGTCGACTATTGTTCAGACCAGAATGTAACAAAGAGAGCATTTCTTGAAGTATCGGTTGATGGGGAACCTATTGGAAGGATTGTTATTGGGCTACACGGTGAGAGTGCCCCAGTTGGCTCAGCAAGGTTCAGCAATCTTGTTAGCGGAGCAGCAGGGGTTAGTTATAGAAGAAAAGATTTTGTGAGGATAATGCCAAATTATGTACAACATGGTGGATTGAGGTCATATGGAGTGGATGCTGAACTCGCAAAGAGCACTGGAAGAACTATGGAAATCGATAACCTAGTGAACGAATGGGAGAAACAGAGTGAAATGTGTCAGGGTACCAAGAATGTGGCAAGAAGTGTTAGCATTATTGTGAGGGACCCCTCAAAACCACCTCCAAAGACAAAGCTGGTTGCTCGAGGAGGAAAGCTTGAAATCGATCAAGAAGAAGTGGGAAAAGATGTTAATGGAACAGAGTTTACAATTGCACTTAAAGACTCACCTGAGTTAGATACCTCTGCTTTAGTCATTGGGAGAGTCTTGGAGGGGATGGATGTTGTTGAGAGAATTGGCCAGGTCAAAACTGTGAAAGAGAATACCAGTTCTCCTTATTTCAGGTACCAGCAATCTCCCAATCATCTAGATCTGGTGGCTAGTAATGAAAATTGATTACATAAGAACACATAAAAATAGACTAACTGGTATTTTCAAGGACTAAGAGAACGATATATACCAGTTTCCTAATAAGAAAATCATAGTATACATAAAACATAAACCAACCGATTCACCAAGTGAACCGTATAGATGCATTAATTTTCTGGTTTTATCAACAGGGCAGCCAAGTTGATAGGAGATAAAAGGGCTGTAGTTGCAGAGAGAGGCTTCAACAGACCTTACTCAAAGGTGAAAATAACAAATTGCGGCTTGATGGAATGATCAAAGATGCAGTTGAGAGATTTTTGTCCTTTCATTTCTGTTAAGAGGAAGAACTGTTCAGCTAAAAGTGTACAAAACTCATGTACCAAAAAATTCCATGCAATTTTACCTCTCGTCCGAGAGCTTACATCAATGGTAACAATTACAGTGTCTTCCCCTTGTTTACTTTATCTGTCAAAAAGAGCAGATTACAACCCTCTCCAAATAAGTAATCAATAATTTCACTTTGGAGAAATCATATCAAACAATGTCATGCTAATTAGCCACTATGACAATTCTAGAATAGAGGTGCATCCTCTACAGCTATTCTTCAAAAGTTCACAGTTGTGACATCCAGGTAAAATATAGGCAATAAGACGCAGAAACTGTCTCCACTGAGAAGGTAATCTCATCACCCAGTCTGCTTGGCGAAAGTCATTTTCCTCGTGAAACATGGGGTGTACTCCATCACATGGATAACTTTGTTGAATTAACTTGGACGAACAAGCTTCCTTCGTTTGGCCGTTGGAGATGTAAAAAGCTTTTGCACTGAAGCAACGGGATCATCCACCTGCATAGGAGCAAAACAAGATAAGTCATTTGCTTTCTGGTGATAGAACTTTCCATTCATCCCACTACTCCGACCATCTGGTATCAAGAGATCAAAAGGAAGCTTGTCCTTGCATTGTCTCAAACACCACAGACAAACCACTAACAATGCGAGTTAAGGACCAACTCACCAGATTTCACTTCACTAACACCATTATAAAGTCATATAAACTACCCATTAAATTCAGATAAACAGTGCAACCAAGCAAAATGTTGACAAATTAAATGAGCTACAATAGAACCTCTAGTGATAAACCGTTTTCAATTATCAGCAAACAAAAAGACAACACTGAGAGCTTAGTCTGGGCAAGCAACATCCCAAAGTCTTGGATGCACGAGGATGCCTCAGCAGTGTTATAAGGGCATGCAATTTGACCGTGCATCTTAGACTAATGATctcatttgttttgttttttcctttttttgcgATTTACTATGAAAATTTAATGGATATTGACGTTCATATAAGTTTGACTAAAAGAACTAAGTAGACATGGCCAATAAAATGTGAAGCTCAAAATCGAAACCTGGTCTCCAGAAAGATAAGTCATCTATCCAACAGAAGATAGTACTCCTACTATATACTTCTCACTGAATTATTCTTGGTCTATGCATTCAATTCTCTGAAGTACATAATGCACAGTATCCAAAtcgattttttcttttttgtccaAATGCAAATTACTAAGTTTAATGTAAACAATCTTTCCTTGAGTTCTCAAGTTATCATATCAAAGGAAAAATTGGAGTATGACTCCAGGCTGCATAGAGTGGACCATCTGGAAGGAAAGGAATTCaacatgttttgaaaataaaagcaATCCCATCCAGAAGATAAAGCTTAATTGTATTCGACTTTTgcatttttggtgtaaagaaaagTACATAGATGACACAGAGACACTCATACAATTTCTAGAGTCTCTTCAGTTGCTGGTTTAATATTTATGTGTAGCTTTTGTTAGCCTCCCTGTAACTATGGCCTTCTGGCCCCTTTTGATTATAATACAGCTTGTTaacatcttaaaaaaaaaaaaaaaaaaaaaaaagttatcatATCCAAACAGTAAAGCTAAAAATTGTATTTATCCAAGTCAAGGccatgatgaaaatgatttttGTGAAGGAATGGAAGGAGCAGCATTTCATCAATATATATGATAAACACCAACCAAAATGTCAGTTTATACGTTAATAAGGTTGCTTTAATTAGCTACTGATTGTTACCTTTTTCATAGTAAGCTTAGCCTAATTACTACACAATTAGCTCAAAACATGTCTTTATCCTTAACGGTCAAATTAACTTGCCACCTTATCTATTAGTACTAGTTTACTTCTTCCTTACCTTAATCAAGGAAGATGGAGCATAACTGGACAAAGGAGAACAAGATTCCTCATGACGCTCTAAAGCAGATAATGTTTGTTCCCATCCTGGCGGAGAGCCACCATTAGATGCAATCCAGGGGCAAAAGTATCTGTGCAGCCTGAAGGGATCAAACTCCAAAGCTTTATCTACGGATAGAATTTGCAACTCCTTCCCTGAAAGGACAACGTAGTCTGTCAGTTACACTCGTACGCTCAACATAAGTAGAGAAAAAAATGCACTTAAAAAAATGTCTTTTCTATTGCTAACAATTTAAACACCCACCCTCCTCTCCCTTGGCGCCCAAACAAAAAAACACATTAAGATATAGCATTTGCAGCATGCAGAGAGATGTACTTGGCAGGACAAATGGCTTGGGGACACTTTAGTAAAAGActcatttccttcactatttctgATAGCTTCTAACAAAGAAGCAACATTAGCTCAATATATAGACAACAACAGTTGGACACCAATTTTTAGACGAAACTTACGGGATTGGGAAGTTGatgattttctttctctcttagaaAGATTGGGACATAGTACTTTGGTGGCAGAATCTCAAGACAGAATCCTCTGGGGCAATTCTAAGGAAAAGATTTTCCCTGTGAAGGAATGTTACAACTACTGGAGTTCTCAAAATAGCCTTTTAGAGGTTTGGCCTTGGAAACTTGTATGGAGAACCAGACAGTCTCTCAGAGTTACTTGCTTCACTTGGACTGCACTGAAGGAAGCATGCCTAACACAAGATAATCTCAGGAGGAGAGGTGTAATCGTCGTCAACATGTGTGCCATGTGCAAGCAGACCAATGAAAGTGTCAACCACCTATTTTTGCACTGCCCTGCAGCCTTTGGTATTTCTTCTATTCTATGCTTGGTCTCCAATGGGTAATGCCCTTCAACATCAAAGATGCCTATGCTAGCTGGATACTCTGGAGAGTTGACAAATCCATCAAAAGGGTCTGGAGAATGATCCCAGCAGTAATTTTTTGGACcctatggaaggagagaaacaGTAGATGCTTTGATGGAATCTCAACTCCTATTTGCATTTTAAGTCTAGGTGTTTAGTTAGTCTTTTCAGTTGGCACTTTTTTGCCCCTGTAAACAGTGTGGATAACTTTCTGGATTTTGTTAGCTCCCTTTCTCTAGTACAGTAGAGATGGGATTTCTTTAGACTGTTTTACAGGTTTTTGCTAAGTCTGCTTCATGTTTTGTTTGAAGCAGCTTTTTGCTCATCTAtaaccttgcatcttcttgatgcttttCTAATGACATTTTATTACTTTACCCAAAAAAAAGAGAGATGTA
The nucleotide sequence above comes from Lycium barbarum isolate Lr01 chromosome 3, ASM1917538v2, whole genome shotgun sequence. Encoded proteins:
- the LOC132633309 gene encoding peptidyl-prolyl cis-trans isomerase CYP26-2, chloroplastic, producing MQYSAQFLQAPATPLPPKQIQGTATTKTLSIPNQCCKFSRRELAISTSSSMLLLLGSHALEPLNLSRARAAELPDNPDKIEPEEPSRKVDYCSDQNVTKRAFLEVSVDGEPIGRIVIGLHGESAPVGSARFSNLVSGAAGVSYRRKDFVRIMPNYVQHGGLRSYGVDAELAKSTGRTMEIDNLVNEWEKQSEMCQGTKNVARSVSIIVRDPSKPPPKTKLVARGGKLEIDQEEVGKDVNGTEFTIALKDSPELDTSALVIGRVLEGMDVVERIGQVKTVKENTSSPYFRAAKLIGDKRAVVAERGFNRPYSKVKITNCGLME